GATAGGTAAAAGTTTTGTTTATCCTTTAATTGGACTTCAGGGTGAAGTTGGCGAAGTTTCAGAAAAAATTAAAAAGTTATTTAGAGATGATAAGGGTATATTGACTAAAGAAAAAAAAGTTGAAATAACAAAGGAGTTGGGTGATGTATTATGGTATGTATCTCAATTGTCTACAGAGTTTAATTTGAGATTATCAGATATTGTAAAAGGAAATATTGAAAAACTGTCATCAAGGAAAGAAAGAGGTAAAATTCATGGAAGTGGAGATAATAGATAATAAACTATAACCTCTCAAGTATTTTATATTCATAAGATGGATTATTTTCTAGGTGTTGCTCACTAAAGGTTTCTTTCCATTCATCTTCATTAATTTCTGGAAAATAAGTATCCCCGTCATAACTTTTATGAACCTTAGTCAAATAAATCTTGTTTGCTTGAGGTAGTAATTCTTTATAAATCATCCCACCTCCGATGACAAATAATTCTTCTTCATTTCTTTTTTTAATGAATTCCAATGCTTCATTGATGTTAGTGAACACAAAGGCACCGTCTGCTTTGTAGTTCTTTTCAAAAGACAAAATAACATTAGTTCTGTTAGGTAAAACCCTACCTATAGACTCAAATGTTTTTTGACCCATCAAAATATGATGGCTTGTCGTTAGTTTTTTAAATCTTTTTAAATCATCCGGAATACTCCAAAGAAGTTTGTTTTTTGCTCCAATTACATTATTTTCAGAAACAGCAACTATTATTGATATATTCATTTTTAAACAGATATTGGCGCCTTTATAGACCCATGTGGATTATAGTCTATAATTTCAATCCAATCTGACTCAATTTTGTCTATGTTTTTTAATTTTGAATTCAATTTAATTGTAGGTAGGGGACGTGGTATTCTTTTTATCTGTTCTTTTGC
This bacterium DNA region includes the following protein-coding sequences:
- a CDS encoding nucleoside triphosphate pyrophosphohydrolase family protein; the encoded protein is MKATSSNFKDFDEYQKFCKSTAVYPKIGKSFVYPLIGLQGEVGEVSEKIKKLFRDDKGILTKEKKVEITKELGDVLWYVSQLSTEFNLRLSDIVKGNIEKLSSRKERGKIHGSGDNR
- a CDS encoding dihydrofolate reductase, producing MNISIIVAVSENNVIGAKNKLLWSIPDDLKRFKKLTTSHHILMGQKTFESIGRVLPNRTNVILSFEKNYKADGAFVFTNINEALEFIKKRNEEELFVIGGGMIYKELLPQANKIYLTKVHKSYDGDTYFPEINEDEWKETFSEQHLENNPSYEYKILERL